In Drosophila yakuba strain Tai18E2 chromosome 2R, Prin_Dyak_Tai18E2_2.1, whole genome shotgun sequence, a single genomic region encodes these proteins:
- the LOC6531583 gene encoding homeobox protein prospero isoform X2, giving the protein MRLFKARKSTDTYSTLAAQQQHQQQQHQHQAADSSNISHSGNSSNSSSSNKTHTPATCSNRLNKSIVSSTSISSSLPDLHDKSPVMILSCTTLASNGATATTAVTATAAGTAATSASSLQQQQQQQHLQHQQQPLRTATPTCLLSGRQTPSAISVMSLQEATSLHRQQQQHQPPTIYVPVATKLGSNVNTGNSSATLLLSYGSSSSIANLQQQQQQHAAQYQQYVAQRLHAASSSCLYEKGAGAGAGPSSNKSSRSLTPNGHLPDYKLVTAMPVVVLDDEHKSNSLPPSEASRNSNISSCNNSSNMNGSSNSNSNSLDVSNSNSHSGSSTSLASTTRNVFTWGKRMSRKLDLLKRSDSPAAAHKSHSDLRSLFHSPTHHKSVSGGSSGPSSAKASPSPTGGHQSSSGSTTSTLKKCKSGPIETIKQRHQQQQQQHQSVQDVGTGQSQSAQSTPTHQFQAAARPQKALKNFFHRIGSTGMLNHRSHNLLKASEAAQQATPAATTLYRSSSTSQLSSSSYVKCDDPTEGLNLQREQREQRLPRIASLKSSSCDDIAKVSSCLTASTSSGSAAGSLGSPPSGGAAGGGGTATSAQHDPSRRGAFPYAFLRSRLSVLPEENHGNVPGHLKQQIQRQREQHQQHQRDLLQQEQTSSPLPQRRSPEQAMLNNVSRNDSITSKDWEPLYQRLSSCLSSNESGYDSDGGATGARLGNNLSISGGDTESIASGTLKRNSLISLSSSEGVGMGMGLSLGMGAPSTRNSSICSAPVSLGGYNYDYETETIRRRFRQLKLERKCQEDYIGIVLSPKTVMTNSNEQQYRYLIVELEPYGMAQKDGRLRLGDEIVNVNGKHLRGIQSFAEVQRLLSSFVDNCIDLVIAHDEVTTVTDFYTKIRIDGMSTQRHRLSYVQRTQSTDSLSSMQSLQLQQERMQGHNTEQEQEAQGEDQCDARSMASVSTMPTPMPLMQHRRSSTPRHSLDVGGPEHELLRRRARSSSGSGRCTPKTITFFKGPGLKSLGFSIVGGRDSPKGNMGIFVKTVFPSGQAADDGTLQAGDEIVEINGNSVQGMSHAETIGLFKNVREGTIVLKILRRKLQKAKSMGC; this is encoded by the exons ATGCGTCTCTTCAAAGCGCGCAAATCCACGGATACCTACAGCACACTAGCcgcgcaacagcaacatcagcagcagcagcaccaacatCAAGCCgccgacagcagcaacatttcccacagcggcaacagcagcaacagcagcagtagcaacaagACACACACACCGGCAACATGCAGCAACAGACTGAACAAGAGCATTGTGAGCAGCACCAGCATATCGTCATCGCTGCCTGATCTGCATGACAAGTCGCCCGTCATGATCCTCAGCTGCACCACCCTGGCCAGCAATGGAGCCACCGCCACGACAGCGGTCACAGCAACAGCTGCCGGCACTGCAGCAACATCTGCCAGctcgctgcagcagcagcaacagcagcagcatttgcaacaccagcagcagccgttacgcacggccacgcccacgtgTCTGCTAAGTGGCCGGCAGACGCCATCGGCCATATCGGTGATGTCGCTCCAAGAGGCCACCAGTCTGcaccgccagcagcagcaacaccagccaCCCACCATCTACGTGCCGGTGGCAACGAAACTTGGCAGCAATGTCAACACTGGCAACAGCTCGGCTACACTGCTGCTCAGCtatggcagcagcagcagcattgccaacctgcagcagcagcagcagcaacatgccgCCCAGTACCAACAGTATGTGGCACAGCGACTGCACGCCGCTTCTAGCAGTTGTTTGTACGAGAAGGGGGCGGGTGCTGGAGCGGGGCCGAGCAGCAACAAGAGCAGCCGATCCCTGACCCCAAATG GTCACCTGCCCGACTACAAATTGGTGACTGCAATGCCAGTTGTTGTCCTGGACGATGAGCACAAATCCAATTCGTTGCCACCGAGTGAAGCGAgtcgcaacagcaacatcagcagctgcaacaacagcagcaacatgaacggcagcagcaacagcaacagcaacagtctTGAcgtcagcaacagcaactcgCATTCGGGGAGCTCCACTTCTTTGGCCAGCACCACGAGAAATG TTTTCACCTGGGGCAAGCGCATGAGTCGGAAACTGGATTTGCTGAAGCGGAGTGACTCGCCCGCCGCCGCCCACAAATCGCATTCGGATTTGAGGAGTCTGTTCCACTCGCCAACGCACCACAAGAGTGTATCCGGTGGTTCCAGCGGACCCAGTTCGGCGAAGGCCTCGCCCTCACCCACTGGCGGCCATCAGAGCAGCTCCGGCTCCACGACCAGCACCCTCAAGAAGTGCAAGTCGGGGCCCATCGAAACCATCAAGCAGCgacaccaacagcagcagcagcagcatcaatcGGTCCAGGATGTGGGCACGGGACAGAGCCAGAGTGCTCAGTCCACGCCCACGCATCAGTTCCAGGCGGCTGCCCGCCCACAGAAAGCGCTAAAGAACTTCTTCCATAGGATCGGGTCCACCGGCATGCTGAACCATCGCTCCCACAATCTCCTTAAGGCTTCGGAGGCGGCTCAACAGGCCACCCCGGCAGCCACCACATTGTATAGGAGCAGCTCAACCAGCCAGCTGTCCAGCAGCTCCTACGTGAAGTGCGACGATCCCACCGAGGGTCTGAATCTTCAGAGGGAGCAGCGCGAGCAGCGTCTGCCGCGGATCGCCAGCCTGAAGTCCAGTAGCTGCGATGACATAGCCAAGGTGAGCAGTTGCCTGACGGCCAGTACAAGTAGTGGCAGTGCTGCCGGCAGTTTGGGATCTCCACCGAGTGGTGGAGCAGCTGGTGGAGGCGGAACTGCAACCAGTGCCCAACACGATCCCTCGCGTCGTGGCGCCTTTCCTTACGCCTTCCTGCGATCACGTCTCTCCGTTTTGCCCGAGGAGAATCATGGAAATGTACCAGGACACCTGAAGCAACAAATACAGcggcagcgggagcagcaccaacagcatCAGAGGGATCTCCTCCAGCAGGAGCAGACATCGTCGCCCCTACCCCAGCGCCGATCCCCCGAACAGGCGATGCTGAACAATGTGTCACGCAACGACAGCATCACCTCCAAGGACTGGGAACCACTTTACCAAAGATTAAGTAGTTGTCTAAGTTCAAACGAGTCCGGCTACGACAGCGATGGGGGTGCGACGGGAGCCCGACTGGGCAATAATCTGAGCATCTCCGGCGGAGATACCGAATCTATTGCCTCGGGCACACTGAAGCGCAACTCGCTCATCTCCCTCAGCTCCTCGGAGGGCGTTGGAATGGGCATGGGTCTGAGTCTCGGAATGGGAGCTCCATCGACGAGGaacagcagcatctgcagTGCTCCCGTGTCGCTGGGTGGCTACAACTACGACTATGAGACGGAGACGATACGGCGACGATTCAGGCAGCTAAAGTTGGAGCGCAAGTGCCAAGAGGACTACATCGGGATTGTCCTGTCGCCCAAAACGGTAATGACCAACAGCAATGAACAGCAGTACAGATATCTCATCGTGGAACTGGAACCCTATGGCATGGCCCAAAA GGATGGCCGCCTTCGTCTGGGCGATGAGATTGTCAACGTGAATGGAAAACACCTGCGAGGTATTCAATCCTTCGCAGAGGTCCAACGCCTGTTGAGCAGCTTTGTGGACAACTGCATCGACCTGGTGATTGCTCACGATGAGGTGACCACGGTAACTGATTTCTACACCAAAATCCGTATCGATGGCATGAGCACGCAGCGCCACAGGCTGAGTTATGTGCAGCGCACTCAGAGCACAGACAGTCTGAGCAGCATGCAAagtctgcagctgcagcaggagagGATGCAGGGTCACAATAcggaacaggagcaggaggccCAGGGCGAGGATCAGTGCGATGCGCGTTCAATGGCCAGCGTCAGCACAATGCCCACTCCGATGCCGCTGATGCAGCATCGCCGGAGCTCCACGCCCAGACACTCATTGGATGTCGGTGGACCGGAGCATGAACTCCTCAGGAGACGGGCACGCAGCTCCTCAG GTAGTGGTCGTTGCACCCCGAAGACTATAACCTTCTTCAAGGGACCCGGACTGAAATCGTTGGGCTTCAGCATAGTGGGAGGTCGAGACTCGCCCAAGGGCAACATGGGTATCTTTGTAAAGACTGTGTTTCCCTCAGGTCAGGCAGCCGACGATGGCACACTGCAGGCGG GCGACGAGATTGTGGAGATCAATGGAAACTCTGTGCAAGGCATGAGTCATGCCGAAACCATAGGACTCTTTAAAAACGTAAGAGAGGGCACCATTGTGCTCAAGATATTAAGAAGAAA ATTGCAGAAAGCTAAATCGATGGGTTGTTAG
- the LOC6531583 gene encoding dystrophin isoform X1, translating to MRLFKARKSTDTYSTLAAQQQHQQQQHQHQAADSSNISHSGNSSNSSSSNKTHTPATCSNRLNKSIVSSTSISSSLPDLHDKSPVMILSCTTLASNGATATTAVTATAAGTAATSASSLQQQQQQQHLQHQQQPLRTATPTCLLSGRQTPSAISVMSLQEATSLHRQQQQHQPPTIYVPVATKLGSNVNTGNSSATLLLSYGSSSSIANLQQQQQQHAAQYQQYVAQRLHAASSSCLYEKGAGAGAGPSSNKSSRSLTPNGHLPDYKLVTAMPVVVLDDEHKSNSLPPSEASRNSNISSCNNSSNMNGSSNSNSNSLDVSNSNSHSGSSTSLASTTRNVFTWGKRMSRKLDLLKRSDSPAAAHKSHSDLRSLFHSPTHHKSVSGGSSGPSSAKASPSPTGGHQSSSGSTTSTLKKCKSGPIETIKQRHQQQQQQHQSVQDVGTGQSQSAQSTPTHQFQAAARPQKALKNFFHRIGSTGMLNHRSHNLLKASEAAQQATPAATTLYRSSSTSQLSSSSYVKCDDPTEGLNLQREQREQRLPRIASLKSSSCDDIAKVSSCLTASTSSGSAAGSLGSPPSGGAAGGGGTATSAQHDPSRRGAFPYAFLRSRLSVLPEENHGNVPGHLKQQIQRQREQHQQHQRDLLQQEQTSSPLPQRRSPEQAMLNNVSRNDSITSKDWEPLYQRLSSCLSSNESGYDSDGGATGARLGNNLSISGGDTESIASGTLKRNSLISLSSSEGVGMGMGLSLGMGAPSTRNSSICSAPVSLGGYNYDYETETIRRRFRQLKLERKCQEDYIGIVLSPKTVMTNSNEQQYRYLIVELEPYGMAQKDGRLRLGDEIVNVNGKHLRGIQSFAEVQRLLSSFVDNCIDLVIAHDEVTTVTDFYTKIRIDGMSTQRHRLSYVQRTQSTDSLSSMQSLQLQQERMQGHNTEQEQEAQGEDQCDARSMASVSTMPTPMPLMQHRRSSTPRHSLDVGGPEHELLRRRARSSSGQRSLALTPTPLFASGSSSCSSSPNHRLLDNEKDPANDTDSYTPVYANRAASVCVASSLADDEKWQLLARKRCSEGSALSTTPNPQQFGQRTHYARNSINLANSHYRSLRFAHSRLSSSRLSLFMQAPPNSLTVGEGVANTPSSTATTTTTDLTNQQQQQPNQQQTHQSLYIKHSPKSVSLFSPNPYVNASSSPASASTSAGAGSSLAPPAAALMHHRPSLPVAKLTIRDEEMAEVIRASMSEGSGRCTPKTITFFKGPGLKSLGFSIVGGRDSPKGNMGIFVKTVFPSGQAADDGTLQAGDEIVEINGNSVQGMSHAETIGLFKNVREGTIVLKILRRKLQKAKSMGC from the exons ATGCGTCTCTTCAAAGCGCGCAAATCCACGGATACCTACAGCACACTAGCcgcgcaacagcaacatcagcagcagcagcaccaacatCAAGCCgccgacagcagcaacatttcccacagcggcaacagcagcaacagcagcagtagcaacaagACACACACACCGGCAACATGCAGCAACAGACTGAACAAGAGCATTGTGAGCAGCACCAGCATATCGTCATCGCTGCCTGATCTGCATGACAAGTCGCCCGTCATGATCCTCAGCTGCACCACCCTGGCCAGCAATGGAGCCACCGCCACGACAGCGGTCACAGCAACAGCTGCCGGCACTGCAGCAACATCTGCCAGctcgctgcagcagcagcaacagcagcagcatttgcaacaccagcagcagccgttacgcacggccacgcccacgtgTCTGCTAAGTGGCCGGCAGACGCCATCGGCCATATCGGTGATGTCGCTCCAAGAGGCCACCAGTCTGcaccgccagcagcagcaacaccagccaCCCACCATCTACGTGCCGGTGGCAACGAAACTTGGCAGCAATGTCAACACTGGCAACAGCTCGGCTACACTGCTGCTCAGCtatggcagcagcagcagcattgccaacctgcagcagcagcagcagcaacatgccgCCCAGTACCAACAGTATGTGGCACAGCGACTGCACGCCGCTTCTAGCAGTTGTTTGTACGAGAAGGGGGCGGGTGCTGGAGCGGGGCCGAGCAGCAACAAGAGCAGCCGATCCCTGACCCCAAATG GTCACCTGCCCGACTACAAATTGGTGACTGCAATGCCAGTTGTTGTCCTGGACGATGAGCACAAATCCAATTCGTTGCCACCGAGTGAAGCGAgtcgcaacagcaacatcagcagctgcaacaacagcagcaacatgaacggcagcagcaacagcaacagcaacagtctTGAcgtcagcaacagcaactcgCATTCGGGGAGCTCCACTTCTTTGGCCAGCACCACGAGAAATG TTTTCACCTGGGGCAAGCGCATGAGTCGGAAACTGGATTTGCTGAAGCGGAGTGACTCGCCCGCCGCCGCCCACAAATCGCATTCGGATTTGAGGAGTCTGTTCCACTCGCCAACGCACCACAAGAGTGTATCCGGTGGTTCCAGCGGACCCAGTTCGGCGAAGGCCTCGCCCTCACCCACTGGCGGCCATCAGAGCAGCTCCGGCTCCACGACCAGCACCCTCAAGAAGTGCAAGTCGGGGCCCATCGAAACCATCAAGCAGCgacaccaacagcagcagcagcagcatcaatcGGTCCAGGATGTGGGCACGGGACAGAGCCAGAGTGCTCAGTCCACGCCCACGCATCAGTTCCAGGCGGCTGCCCGCCCACAGAAAGCGCTAAAGAACTTCTTCCATAGGATCGGGTCCACCGGCATGCTGAACCATCGCTCCCACAATCTCCTTAAGGCTTCGGAGGCGGCTCAACAGGCCACCCCGGCAGCCACCACATTGTATAGGAGCAGCTCAACCAGCCAGCTGTCCAGCAGCTCCTACGTGAAGTGCGACGATCCCACCGAGGGTCTGAATCTTCAGAGGGAGCAGCGCGAGCAGCGTCTGCCGCGGATCGCCAGCCTGAAGTCCAGTAGCTGCGATGACATAGCCAAGGTGAGCAGTTGCCTGACGGCCAGTACAAGTAGTGGCAGTGCTGCCGGCAGTTTGGGATCTCCACCGAGTGGTGGAGCAGCTGGTGGAGGCGGAACTGCAACCAGTGCCCAACACGATCCCTCGCGTCGTGGCGCCTTTCCTTACGCCTTCCTGCGATCACGTCTCTCCGTTTTGCCCGAGGAGAATCATGGAAATGTACCAGGACACCTGAAGCAACAAATACAGcggcagcgggagcagcaccaacagcatCAGAGGGATCTCCTCCAGCAGGAGCAGACATCGTCGCCCCTACCCCAGCGCCGATCCCCCGAACAGGCGATGCTGAACAATGTGTCACGCAACGACAGCATCACCTCCAAGGACTGGGAACCACTTTACCAAAGATTAAGTAGTTGTCTAAGTTCAAACGAGTCCGGCTACGACAGCGATGGGGGTGCGACGGGAGCCCGACTGGGCAATAATCTGAGCATCTCCGGCGGAGATACCGAATCTATTGCCTCGGGCACACTGAAGCGCAACTCGCTCATCTCCCTCAGCTCCTCGGAGGGCGTTGGAATGGGCATGGGTCTGAGTCTCGGAATGGGAGCTCCATCGACGAGGaacagcagcatctgcagTGCTCCCGTGTCGCTGGGTGGCTACAACTACGACTATGAGACGGAGACGATACGGCGACGATTCAGGCAGCTAAAGTTGGAGCGCAAGTGCCAAGAGGACTACATCGGGATTGTCCTGTCGCCCAAAACGGTAATGACCAACAGCAATGAACAGCAGTACAGATATCTCATCGTGGAACTGGAACCCTATGGCATGGCCCAAAA GGATGGCCGCCTTCGTCTGGGCGATGAGATTGTCAACGTGAATGGAAAACACCTGCGAGGTATTCAATCCTTCGCAGAGGTCCAACGCCTGTTGAGCAGCTTTGTGGACAACTGCATCGACCTGGTGATTGCTCACGATGAGGTGACCACGGTAACTGATTTCTACACCAAAATCCGTATCGATGGCATGAGCACGCAGCGCCACAGGCTGAGTTATGTGCAGCGCACTCAGAGCACAGACAGTCTGAGCAGCATGCAAagtctgcagctgcagcaggagagGATGCAGGGTCACAATAcggaacaggagcaggaggccCAGGGCGAGGATCAGTGCGATGCGCGTTCAATGGCCAGCGTCAGCACAATGCCCACTCCGATGCCGCTGATGCAGCATCGCCGGAGCTCCACGCCCAGACACTCATTGGATGTCGGTGGACCGGAGCATGAACTCCTCAGGAGACGGGCACGCAGCTCCTCAGGTCAGCGCAGCTTGGCTCTAACACCGACCCCACTCTTtgccagcggcagcagcagctgctcctcctccccTAACCACCGGTTGCTGGATAACGAGAAAGACCCTGCTAACGACACCGATTCCTATACGCCAGTGTATGCAAATCGGGCGGCCAGCGTGTGCGTGGCCTCCTCCCTGGCGGACGATGAGAAGTGGCAGTTACTGGCACGGAAACGTTGCTCGGAGGGTTCCGCCCTATCAACTACACCCAACCCGCAGCAATTTGGCCAGCGCACTCACTACGCCAGGAACTCCATCAATCTGGCCAACTCGCACTACCGCTCGCTCCGATTTGCCCACTCGCGGTTGAGTTCGTCGCGGCTAAGTCTGTTCATGCAGGCGCCGCCTAACAGCCTAACCGTCGGGGAGGGAGTCGCTAACACCCCATCCTCTACAGCTACCACCACAACCACTGATCTCACtaaccagcagcaacagcagccaaacCAGCAACAGACACACCAATCACTGTACATCAAGCACTCGCCAAAGAGCGTCTCATTGTTCTCGCCTAATCCCTATGTTAACGCCTCATCCTCACCAGCTTCGGCATCCACATCAGCGGGTGCCGGCTCTTCCCTGGCCCCGCCAGCCGCTGCCCTAATGCATCACAGGCCATCGCTACCGGTGGCCAAGCTAACAATACGCGACGAGGAAATGGCGGAGGTTATCCGTGCGTCGATGAGTGAGG GTAGTGGTCGTTGCACCCCGAAGACTATAACCTTCTTCAAGGGACCCGGACTGAAATCGTTGGGCTTCAGCATAGTGGGAGGTCGAGACTCGCCCAAGGGCAACATGGGTATCTTTGTAAAGACTGTGTTTCCCTCAGGTCAGGCAGCCGACGATGGCACACTGCAGGCGG GCGACGAGATTGTGGAGATCAATGGAAACTCTGTGCAAGGCATGAGTCATGCCGAAACCATAGGACTCTTTAAAAACGTAAGAGAGGGCACCATTGTGCTCAAGATATTAAGAAGAAA ATTGCAGAAAGCTAAATCGATGGGTTGTTAG
- the LOC26534516 gene encoding uncharacterized protein LOC26534516 yields MVVHIALIILLGSSSLLKPVKAVIKSDIYGQLIELVGTHLNGSLSDFDTWTMDISASLNEEEQQRVAWNVPWSDILENQKSSLYLQSHLNTGNPFKLRLWMSFYWHLKRSHLLNELHLSNFARELRSLKSKHPELWNNNLQNMLQSLPRSLRLLVKTRRLCLEHTKELFYITAGNHLELGANTNCSIWQVEEDNRHHWLRLVNVCDNRSPFFISMLSQGASHVLFSAPNNVAKAFCVLKGMAYFDKALNTQSNCLWQLNDCSSLPMILSANKS; encoded by the coding sequence ATGGTCGTTCACATTGCGCTCATAATACTTTTGGGCTCAAGCTCGCTACTGAAACCAGTTAAGGCGGTAATTAAAAGCGATATTTATGGACAACTGATTGAACTTGTAGGCACACATTTAAATGGAAGCCTTTCGGATTTTGATACATGGACTATGGACATCAGTGCGTCGTTAAATGAAGAAGAACAACAGCGAGTGGCATGGAATGTTCCCTGGTCGGATATTttagaaaaccaaaaatcgTCTCTATATCTGCAAAGCCATCTCAATACCGGAAATCCCTTTAAGCTGCGGCTTTGGATGAGCTTTTATTGGCACCTCAAACGTTCCCATCTTCTGAACGAGCTTCATCTTTCAAACTTTGCGCGGGAATTGAGGAGCCTCAAAAGTAAGCATCCGGAGCTGTGGAACAATAATCTGCAAAACATGTTGCAGAGTTTGCCCAGATCCTTGAGGCTTCTGGTGAAGACTCGTCGCTTGTGTCTTGAACACACCAAGGAGTTGTTCTACATAACTGCTGGAAATCACTTGGAATTGGGCGCCAATACTAACTGTAGCATTTGGCAGGTTGAGGAGGATAACAGGCATCACTGGCTGAGACTAGTGAATGTCTGCGATAATAGGAGCCCTTTCTTCATCAGCATGCTATCCCAGGGTGCATCACATGTCCTGTTCAGTGCGCCCAACAATGTGGCAAAAGCTTTTTGTGTGCTAAAGGGTATGGCTTACTTCGATAAGGCGTTAAACACGCAAAGTAATTGCCTTTGGCAGCTAAATGATTGCAGCTCTTTACCCATGATATTATCGGCCAATAAAAgctaa
- the LOC6531584 gene encoding tRNA pseudouridine(38/39) synthase: protein MSATNDKKIVINKRLKGMPREALEKLTQTELIDKVVQLEAYNFQLRNLLQKKLTEQDKLGEYSVLFGNEAEDRVTQVAKTSSKVQKQRKFDWSSAHKRHVLLKITYFGWDYQGFACQEDSNDTIEANLFRALTRTCLIESRATSNYHRCGRTDKEVSAFCQVISIDLRSKHPPESQLDPTAISTEIDYCGLLNRVLPKNIQCVAWMPLRSPVYSARFDCVSRSYRYYFPKGDLDIAAMSKACDLLVRHADFRNFCKMDVHNGVTNYMRNLQSARVEACDENHTNSGYDMYYLEIQANAFLWHQIRCIMAVLLLVGQKKENPAVISKLLDVESNPCKPQYTPAIGLPLNLFRCDFRDQTTRSVNHPGSGDANEEPMDTVTEETDNTNVAEHLERDLTKWIYNEENLQKLIENTQCEWTQFSVKSTMIRNVLQQLEALLEDNFKPKEKVQAQVILLQDSVKPRQYQPLLERKRCESLENRIEHFVKKQRLIVKNDTETE from the exons ATGAGTGCAACAAATGACaagaaaatagtaataaaTAAACGATTGAAAGGCATGCCCCGCGAGGCTCTGGAGAAACTGACCCAAACCGAGCTGATCGACAAAGTTGTCCAACTGGAGGCCTACAATTTTCAGTTGAGAAATCTGCTGCAGAAAAAGTTAACCGAGCAGGATAAACTTGGCGAATATTCTGTACTTTTTGGCAACGAAGCGGAGGACCGAGTTACCCAGGTGGCTAAAACGTCCAGCAAAGTGCAGAAGCAACGTAAGTTTGATTGGAGCAG TGCTCACAAGCGTCATGTCTTACTAAAAATAACCTACTTCGGTTGGGATTATCAAGGATTTGCCTGCCAGGAGGATTCCAATGATACTATTG AAGCCAATTTGTTCCGCGCCCTAACTCGCACCTGCCTTATTGAATCCCGAGCCACTTCCAATTATCACCGTTGTGGACGCACAGACAAGGAGGTGAGCGCCTTCTGCCAGGTGATCTCCATCGATCTGCGCAGCAAGCATCCACCCGAATCCCAACTGGATCCCACAGCGATTTCCACCGAGATCGACTACTGTGGACTTCTAAATCGAGTGCTGCCAAAGAACATACAGTGCGTGGCGTGGATGCCACTGCGAAGTCCGGTTTATAGCGCTCGATTTGATTGCGTTTCCCGTAGCTATCGTTACTATTTTCCCAAGGGTGATCTAGATATTGCAGCCATGAGTAAGGCCTGTGATCTCCTAGTGCGTCACGCAGACTTCCgaaatttttgcaaaatggaCGTTCACAACGGAGTGACCAACTACATGAGAAACCTGCAGTCAGCCAGGGTGGAAGCTTGTGATGAAAATCATACAAATTCAG GCTACGACATGTACTACCTGGAAATTCAAGCAAATGCTTTTCTCTGGCACCAAATACGTTGCATAATGGCGGTGCTGTTGCTTGTTGgacagaaaaaagaaaatcccgCCGTAATCAGTAAACTGCTTGATGTGGAATCTAATCCATGCAAGCCTCAGTACACACCCGCCATTGGATTACCCTTAAATCTATTTCGTTGCGACTTTCGGGACCAGACAACGAGAAGTGTAAACCATCCAGGCAGCGGTGATGCAAATGAAGAGCCCATGGATACAGTCACCGAAGAAACAGATAACACAAATGTTGCTGAACACTTAGAGCGTGATCTTACCAAGTGGATATACAATGAGGAAAATCTACAGAAGCTTATTGAAAACACCCAGTGTGAGTGGACGCAATTTAGTGTTAAAAGCACCATGATACGTAATGTTCTTCAACAACTGGAAGCCTTATTAGAAGATAACTTTAAGCCGAAAGAGAAGGTGCAGGCGCAAGTGATCCTTTTGCAGGATTCCGTCAAACCACGTCAATATCAGCCTCTTCTAGAACGCAAACGATGTG AGAGTTTGGAGAACCGGATAGAGCATTTTGTAAAAAAGCAACGACTGATTGTGAAGAATGATACAGAAACAGagtga